The Alteromonas stellipolaris genome includes a region encoding these proteins:
- a CDS encoding hybrid sensor histidine kinase/response regulator: MNSLLIKQIKAAFSCKNNEEGELWLDDILNKTTLLDNHDASRLTTGLSALLASIDNTYRQHGLEAEDETTSGGYACQNSMDRQPLEQGQTSPQELAAITDNLVQSVNTLLTAQARPEIDNDIASLTSLSTLVLDLITEQQHNENDMLIQRRAMDQHSIVVTLDLNGTILSANDKCCQLSEFTRDELIGNNADMLNVKNVPLPTRLAILKSLFEGEIWHGELQSITKSGTPWFVFCTIVPNVNDQDRVENLVVLCTDISNQKRLEKRLETGRQFYQSITNSIGEGVYAVDANGKTQFLNPEASRLLGWELEDLQSHRFHNAVHYQKEDGTLLSREDCAVNNAICEGKTYSSDEDFFTDKRGRIFPISIVAVPLQDIHGKPNGHVGVFRDISGRKRLERQLQHAYQEAAKANKAKGDFLATMSHEIRTPMNAIIGLTHLALESDNQAQQQNYMSKVRGSATSLLTLINGILDFSKVEAQQIELHHADFNLADMMNKLAQVFQHKARQKHLQLLFDMRLDTDVTCKGDSDKIYQVLVNLLGNAIKFTRHGFVKLIVSQEGEALSFCVSDTGIGIDEDNKEKLFKAFVQADASISREYGGTGLGLAISKRLVELMHGELEFTSELGKGTSFCFTLPGMVYEKANETISINASQSVPLRELNHPLLCVNTSQDMDEANDILAHTLSRLSIPCSFIKVNADADAFPVTPHDVIVLLPAKPAAWQKFVNHIKLGEYENLNLMCIVTPVDTEEAKRRLQSIKLNTLNIIELPFTDVHILRALFPTSGSTLATHADGLESKLWRKRRLAGKHALLVDDDSISLEIAQQILLDAGLKVTTATTGEQALVLGKSNNFDVVLLDCILPNKSGFTVAEELNNLNGWHCPIIALSADSSSENIQKGSSVGMCAHLLKPASAAEILHVIDINIHTSANLSNMHDSDDPYLTSLAEFYLNYGNAELLAQLINIMVENDSKHDAINSLLDDARKIGADTLVAALEELPSSLENKANYAHKISNISFALDATLRLIAHTLSLPKEYDEKEVEETLSISDLSAVITSLESYDAEAVSLLSALYHKHAASTSASVHALNHARQLVSVYDYGRALEELLRLRDTLLNG, encoded by the coding sequence GTGAACTCCCTTTTAATCAAGCAAATCAAAGCTGCATTTTCTTGTAAAAACAACGAAGAAGGCGAACTTTGGTTAGACGATATACTCAATAAAACTACTTTGTTAGACAATCATGATGCATCCCGCCTTACCACTGGCCTTAGTGCATTGCTTGCCTCTATTGACAATACATACCGCCAACATGGTCTTGAAGCCGAAGATGAGACGACAAGCGGCGGGTACGCATGTCAAAATAGTATGGATAGACAGCCTTTAGAACAAGGGCAAACCTCGCCTCAAGAATTAGCAGCCATTACAGATAACCTTGTTCAATCGGTCAATACATTATTAACGGCGCAAGCGCGACCTGAAATTGATAACGACATTGCTAGCTTAACCTCGCTGTCCACCTTGGTCTTAGACTTAATTACTGAGCAACAACACAACGAAAACGACATGCTGATCCAGAGACGAGCAATGGATCAGCACAGCATAGTGGTCACGCTCGACTTAAACGGCACTATCTTAAGTGCTAATGATAAGTGCTGCCAGTTATCTGAATTTACTCGGGACGAGCTTATCGGGAATAATGCGGATATGCTCAATGTTAAAAATGTCCCCTTACCCACACGCCTCGCTATTCTGAAATCCTTATTTGAAGGTGAAATTTGGCACGGCGAGCTTCAAAGTATCACTAAGTCCGGCACCCCTTGGTTTGTATTTTGTACCATCGTACCCAATGTAAATGATCAAGACCGTGTTGAAAACTTAGTCGTACTTTGTACCGATATTTCCAATCAAAAAAGGTTAGAAAAAAGGTTAGAGACAGGTAGGCAGTTTTATCAAAGCATTACTAATAGCATTGGTGAAGGCGTATATGCTGTAGACGCCAATGGCAAAACTCAATTTCTTAATCCTGAAGCATCACGTTTATTAGGGTGGGAATTAGAGGATTTACAAAGTCATAGATTTCATAATGCGGTTCATTATCAAAAAGAAGATGGCACACTCTTATCTCGAGAGGATTGTGCAGTCAACAATGCTATTTGTGAAGGAAAAACCTATAGCTCCGATGAAGACTTCTTTACCGATAAGCGAGGACGTATATTTCCTATATCAATTGTTGCAGTTCCCCTTCAAGACATTCATGGCAAGCCCAATGGGCATGTGGGTGTGTTCAGAGATATAAGTGGCCGTAAAAGGTTAGAGCGGCAGCTACAGCATGCCTACCAAGAAGCCGCTAAAGCCAACAAGGCCAAGGGGGATTTCTTGGCCACAATGAGCCATGAAATTCGCACGCCTATGAATGCCATTATTGGCTTAACTCATTTAGCGCTTGAAAGTGATAATCAAGCGCAGCAACAGAACTACATGTCCAAGGTGAGAGGTAGCGCCACCTCGCTGCTCACGCTAATAAACGGCATTTTAGATTTTTCAAAAGTTGAAGCCCAACAAATTGAATTGCACCACGCTGATTTTAATCTTGCCGATATGATGAACAAGCTCGCGCAAGTGTTTCAACATAAAGCGCGTCAAAAGCACCTACAGTTACTTTTCGATATGCGTTTAGACACGGATGTTACCTGTAAAGGTGACAGTGACAAGATTTATCAGGTGCTGGTTAACTTATTGGGAAATGCAATTAAGTTCACGCGTCACGGCTTCGTTAAATTAATCGTTAGCCAAGAAGGAGAGGCGCTTTCTTTTTGTGTGAGCGATACAGGTATTGGGATTGATGAAGACAACAAAGAAAAACTGTTCAAAGCCTTCGTGCAGGCAGATGCGTCAATTTCAAGAGAATATGGCGGTACAGGGTTAGGGTTGGCCATTAGTAAGCGTTTAGTTGAGCTAATGCATGGTGAACTTGAATTCACCAGTGAGCTTGGCAAAGGGACTAGCTTTTGTTTTACCCTGCCTGGAATGGTTTATGAAAAGGCTAATGAGACAATCTCAATAAATGCGAGTCAATCCGTGCCCCTGCGGGAATTGAATCACCCACTGCTGTGTGTGAATACCAGTCAAGATATGGATGAAGCGAACGATATTTTAGCTCACACCCTGTCGCGCCTTTCCATACCTTGCAGCTTTATTAAAGTAAATGCAGATGCAGATGCGTTCCCAGTCACCCCTCATGATGTAATTGTTTTGCTTCCCGCTAAGCCAGCAGCATGGCAAAAATTCGTCAACCACATAAAACTTGGTGAATATGAAAATTTGAACCTGATGTGTATTGTCACTCCCGTCGACACCGAAGAAGCCAAGCGACGATTACAATCTATCAAACTCAACACGCTTAATATAATAGAGCTACCTTTTACCGATGTTCACATCTTACGGGCATTATTCCCAACCTCTGGTTCCACATTAGCGACGCACGCTGATGGACTGGAAAGTAAACTCTGGCGTAAGCGACGCTTAGCAGGAAAGCACGCCCTATTGGTCGATGATGACAGTATTAGCCTTGAAATAGCGCAACAAATTTTACTTGATGCAGGGTTGAAAGTCACCACAGCAACCACTGGCGAGCAAGCCCTAGTATTAGGTAAGAGTAACAACTTCGATGTGGTACTGCTCGATTGTATTCTTCCCAATAAAAGTGGATTCACTGTTGCTGAAGAACTCAATAATTTAAACGGCTGGCACTGCCCTATTATTGCACTTAGTGCAGATAGTAGTAGCGAAAACATACAAAAAGGGTCTAGCGTAGGTATGTGCGCGCACTTACTAAAACCCGCAAGCGCGGCTGAGATATTACATGTCATCGATATCAACATTCACACTTCTGCAAATTTAAGTAACATGCATGACAGTGACGATCCCTACCTCACTTCCCTCGCTGAGTTTTACTTAAATTATGGAAATGCAGAATTACTCGCGCAGCTTATTAATATCATGGTTGAAAACGACTCAAAGCATGATGCCATTAATTCGCTATTGGACGATGCGAGAAAAATAGGGGCTGATACTTTGGTGGCCGCGTTAGAAGAGCTACCAAGCAGCCTTGAAAACAAAGCTAATTATGCGCATAAGATATCCAACATCTCTTTCGCTTTAGACGCCACTCTTCGACTTATTGCTCATACGCTTTCATTGCCAAAAGAGTATGATGAAAAAGAAGTAGAAGAGACACTATCTATCTCAGATTTATCAGCGGTGATCACTAGCCTTGAATCTTACGATGCTGAGGCGGTATCTCTACTATCAGCGCTATACCACAAACATGCAGCATCAACATCGGCATCGGTACATGCCTTAAACCATGCAAGGCAACTTGTTAGTGTTTACGATTACGGCCGAGCACTTGAAGAACTTTTACGCCTAAGGGATACACTGCTAAATGGCTGA
- a CDS encoding bifunctional aconitate hydratase 2/2-methylisocitrate dehydratase — protein sequence MSLYSDYMAEIETRKAELGLHPKPIDSADLLSEIIAQIKDTNNEHREDSLNFFIYNTLPGTTSAAGVKAAFLKEIVLGESVVAEITPEFALELLSHMKGGPSVEVLLDLALSDNEAVAKAAAEVVKTQVYLYEADTERLEASYNAGNVIAKEILESYAKAEFFTKLPDVPEKIDVVTYIAAEGDISTDLLSPGNQAHSRADRELHGQCMITPEAQQEIVELGKKHPNAKVMLIAEKGTMGVGSSRMSGVNNVALWAGEAASPYIPFVNKAPVVAGTNGIAPIFLTTVDVTGGIGLDLKNWVKKTDANGEVVRDENGDPVLEQAYSVATGTVLTIDTKAKKLFNGSEELADISSAFTPQKMEFMKAGGSYAVTFGKQLQTFAAKVLGTDVPEVYARSKEVSVENQGLTAVEKIFNRNAVGVKSETPLHAGSDVRVKVNIVGSQDTTGPMTCQELESMAASTISPLVDGAYQSGCHTASVWDKKAQANIPKLMSFMNNFGVITARDPKGVYHAMTDVIHKVLNDITVDDRAIIIGGDSHTRMSKGVAFGADSGTVAVALATGEAAMPIPESVKVTFKGEMKSHMDFRDVVHATQAQMLKQFGGENVFQGRVIEVQIGTLLADQAFTFTDWTAEMKAKASICISNDETMIASLELAKTRIKIMIDKGMDNDANMLQGLIDLADKRIAEIKSGEEPALAPDDNANYYAEVVVDLDQIDEPMIADPDVNNDDVSKRYTHDVIRPVSFYDGKTVDLAFVGSCMVHKGDMQIIAQMLRNLEKQNGSVSFNVPLVVAPPTYNIVDELKAEGDWDILTKYAGFEFNDDKPKEAARTKYDNIMYLERPGCNLCMGNQEKAEPGDTVIATSTRLFQGRVVADSNEKKGESLLGSTPLVVLSAVLGRFPTMEEYKAAVKGINLTDFAPPAEDMAVAPKFSPSVAVKTVG from the coding sequence ATGAGTTTGTATTCAGATTACATGGCCGAAATCGAGACCCGTAAAGCGGAACTTGGTTTACACCCTAAGCCTATCGACAGTGCCGATTTACTGTCAGAAATTATTGCTCAAATTAAAGATACGAATAACGAGCACCGTGAAGACTCTCTTAACTTCTTCATCTACAACACACTGCCAGGTACAACAAGTGCTGCAGGTGTTAAAGCTGCATTCCTTAAAGAAATCGTACTAGGTGAGTCAGTTGTTGCTGAAATTACACCTGAGTTTGCGTTAGAGCTGCTTTCACACATGAAAGGTGGCCCGTCTGTTGAAGTACTTCTGGATTTGGCACTTTCAGACAACGAAGCCGTCGCTAAGGCTGCTGCTGAAGTAGTTAAAACACAGGTTTACTTATACGAAGCTGATACAGAACGTTTAGAAGCGTCGTATAACGCAGGTAATGTGATAGCAAAAGAGATCCTAGAGAGCTACGCAAAAGCAGAGTTCTTTACTAAACTGCCTGACGTTCCAGAAAAAATTGATGTAGTGACTTATATTGCTGCAGAAGGTGATATCTCTACTGATTTGCTTTCTCCTGGTAACCAAGCTCACTCTCGTGCAGATCGCGAGCTACACGGTCAGTGCATGATCACCCCTGAAGCACAGCAAGAAATTGTTGAGCTAGGTAAAAAGCACCCTAACGCTAAAGTAATGCTTATTGCTGAAAAAGGCACCATGGGCGTAGGTTCTTCGCGTATGTCTGGTGTGAATAACGTTGCACTTTGGGCCGGTGAGGCAGCAAGCCCTTACATTCCATTTGTGAACAAAGCGCCAGTGGTGGCAGGTACTAACGGTATCGCGCCTATCTTCTTAACCACAGTAGACGTTACCGGCGGTATTGGTTTAGACCTTAAAAACTGGGTTAAAAAGACGGATGCTAACGGTGAAGTGGTTCGTGATGAGAACGGCGACCCAGTATTAGAGCAAGCATACTCTGTTGCGACTGGTACCGTACTAACGATCGATACTAAAGCGAAGAAACTGTTCAACGGCTCAGAAGAACTTGCTGATATATCAAGCGCTTTCACTCCGCAAAAAATGGAGTTTATGAAAGCTGGTGGTTCTTACGCGGTAACGTTTGGTAAGCAATTACAAACTTTTGCTGCGAAAGTGTTAGGCACAGACGTACCAGAAGTTTACGCACGTTCGAAAGAAGTGTCTGTAGAGAACCAAGGCCTAACGGCTGTTGAAAAAATCTTTAACCGCAATGCGGTAGGCGTTAAGTCTGAGACCCCGCTTCACGCTGGCTCAGACGTTCGCGTTAAAGTAAATATTGTAGGCTCACAAGATACAACCGGTCCGATGACATGCCAAGAGCTAGAATCAATGGCAGCATCAACGATTTCTCCGCTTGTAGACGGTGCATACCAGTCTGGCTGTCACACAGCATCGGTATGGGATAAGAAAGCCCAAGCTAATATTCCTAAGCTTATGTCTTTCATGAATAACTTTGGTGTAATCACGGCACGTGACCCTAAAGGGGTTTACCATGCAATGACTGATGTTATTCACAAAGTATTGAACGATATTACCGTTGACGATCGCGCTATTATTATTGGTGGTGACTCACATACTCGTATGTCTAAAGGTGTCGCATTCGGTGCTGACTCGGGTACGGTAGCGGTAGCACTTGCGACAGGTGAAGCGGCGATGCCAATTCCTGAGTCGGTAAAAGTGACGTTTAAAGGCGAAATGAAGAGCCACATGGATTTCCGTGATGTTGTTCATGCTACTCAAGCTCAAATGCTGAAGCAATTTGGCGGCGAGAACGTGTTCCAAGGTCGTGTTATTGAGGTGCAAATCGGTACGCTGCTTGCTGATCAAGCGTTCACGTTTACAGACTGGACTGCTGAAATGAAAGCGAAAGCGTCAATCTGTATTTCAAACGATGAAACTATGATTGCGTCACTAGAGCTTGCTAAAACACGTATCAAGATCATGATCGACAAGGGCATGGATAATGATGCGAATATGCTTCAAGGTCTTATCGACCTTGCAGACAAGCGTATTGCTGAAATCAAGTCTGGCGAAGAGCCAGCACTGGCACCAGACGACAATGCAAACTACTACGCAGAAGTGGTTGTTGATTTAGACCAAATCGATGAGCCAATGATTGCCGACCCAGACGTAAACAACGACGACGTTTCTAAGCGTTATACTCATGACGTTATTCGTCCAGTTTCTTTCTACGACGGCAAAACAGTTGATTTAGCCTTTGTTGGTTCTTGTATGGTTCACAAAGGTGACATGCAGATTATCGCTCAAATGCTTCGTAATTTAGAAAAGCAAAATGGCAGTGTGTCGTTTAACGTACCACTTGTTGTTGCCCCACCAACATACAACATTGTTGATGAGCTAAAAGCGGAAGGCGATTGGGATATCCTTACTAAGTACGCTGGTTTCGAGTTTAACGACGACAAGCCGAAAGAAGCAGCACGTACTAAGTACGACAACATCATGTACCTAGAGCGTCCAGGATGTAACCTTTGTATGGGTAACCAAGAAAAAGCAGAACCTGGTGATACGGTAATTGCTACTTCTACGCGCTTATTCCAAGGTCGTGTTGTTGCAGACTCTAACGAGAAGAAAGGTGAATCTCTGCTAGGCTCAACGCCATTGGTAGTGCTATCTGCCGTGTTAGGTCGTTTCCCAACGATGGAAGAGTACAAAGCGGCGGTTAAGGGTATTAACCTTACTGACTTCGCTCCACCGGCTGAAGACATGGCCGTTGCGCCTAAATTTTCGCCAAGCGTTGCTGTTAAAACAGTAGGCTAA
- a CDS encoding AMP-binding protein has product MLTYPENVTCLADNIEAVLTKHADKPAYTALGQTLTFKEIDEKSAALARYFTHEAKLEAGDRIAIQLPNLIQNPIAVYAALRAGLVVVNTNPLYTEREMKHQFTDSGATALVILSDLLPKFDAIKSDTQIKTVVATSATELLDAATAPTLTGTVSLTDAINAGADLPAVVRPKTEFEALAMLQYTGGTTGVSKGASLSHKNVMSNSVQMLDHLGGFFKEGEEVVVCPLPLYHIYAFTVCMMALFAKGSHIVLIPNPRDIDGFIQTLKPHKITAFAGINTLFVGLGRHPEFAKLDFSKLHLTMSGGTALTQGAVSIWKQVTGNTITEGYGLSETAPVVSFNLPGEEEIGTVGKPLQDTEVALLDSSDNPVGEGESGQIAVRGPQVMLGYWNRDDETGKVMTKDGYFKTGDIGVWVASGALKIVDRLKDMIIVSGFNVYPNEVEDVLTAHPDIMEAAVVGKLDEKSGERVCAFITVSKPVTNDDIIAFCKESLTNYKVPKELTVLEELPKSTVGKILRRELRSA; this is encoded by the coding sequence ATGTTAACGTACCCAGAAAACGTTACTTGCCTGGCCGACAATATTGAAGCCGTTCTTACTAAGCATGCTGATAAGCCTGCGTATACCGCATTGGGTCAAACCCTTACCTTCAAAGAAATAGACGAAAAATCTGCTGCCTTAGCGCGCTACTTCACTCATGAAGCCAAGCTAGAAGCCGGCGACAGAATTGCTATCCAGCTGCCTAACCTTATTCAAAACCCTATTGCCGTTTATGCTGCTTTGCGCGCAGGCTTGGTAGTGGTTAACACTAACCCGCTTTATACCGAGCGGGAAATGAAGCACCAATTTACTGATAGCGGCGCAACAGCGTTAGTTATCTTAAGTGATTTACTGCCAAAATTTGATGCCATTAAAAGCGACACTCAAATTAAAACCGTTGTTGCTACATCGGCGACTGAATTATTAGATGCTGCTACGGCGCCTACTTTAACAGGTACTGTATCGTTAACTGATGCGATTAACGCCGGTGCAGATTTGCCCGCCGTGGTAAGACCTAAAACAGAGTTTGAAGCCCTTGCCATGTTGCAATACACGGGAGGAACTACAGGGGTATCTAAAGGCGCATCCCTTAGCCATAAAAACGTTATGAGCAACAGCGTTCAAATGCTTGACCACCTAGGCGGGTTCTTCAAGGAAGGTGAAGAAGTGGTAGTTTGTCCACTTCCTTTGTATCACATTTATGCCTTTACTGTTTGTATGATGGCACTATTCGCGAAGGGCAGCCATATCGTGCTTATTCCGAATCCTCGTGATATCGACGGTTTCATTCAAACATTAAAGCCGCATAAAATTACCGCGTTTGCGGGCATCAATACTTTGTTCGTTGGTTTGGGTCGTCACCCAGAATTTGCCAAGCTCGACTTTTCAAAACTGCATTTAACCATGTCTGGTGGTACAGCCCTCACTCAAGGCGCAGTATCTATATGGAAACAAGTAACAGGCAATACTATTACTGAAGGTTACGGGTTGTCAGAAACCGCGCCAGTGGTTTCTTTTAACTTACCTGGCGAAGAAGAAATTGGTACCGTTGGTAAACCACTGCAAGATACTGAAGTTGCGTTGCTAGACAGCTCCGATAACCCGGTAGGCGAAGGAGAGTCAGGACAAATTGCGGTTCGCGGACCGCAGGTTATGCTGGGCTATTGGAACAGAGACGACGAAACCGGAAAAGTCATGACAAAAGATGGCTACTTTAAAACCGGTGATATCGGCGTTTGGGTAGCATCTGGCGCACTTAAAATTGTCGATCGCTTGAAAGACATGATTATTGTTTCTGGTTTCAATGTGTACCCTAATGAAGTAGAAGATGTACTCACTGCCCATCCAGATATTATGGAAGCCGCTGTAGTCGGTAAACTAGATGAAAAATCTGGTGAGCGAGTATGCGCGTTCATTACCGTCAGCAAGCCAGTTACTAACGATGACATCATTGCGTTTTGCAAAGAAAGCTTAACCAATTACAAAGTACCTAAGGAACTTACCGTTTTAGAAGAGCTGCCTAAATCTACCGTAGGGAAAATACTCCGTAGAGAGCTGCGTTCAGCCTAA
- a CDS encoding PQQ-dependent sugar dehydrogenase, protein MLFSNSESARLGNKMAINKMRVYKISGFKKHRTQSISRHVAILLLMFLNVQSAFGVSANISGKSALKAQTSDTAITTAIAKDLHYPKALLQLPDSSWLVAERDGTIVTVPSTVVSSDKPSSPQQAGSAQASARKTLVQQKLPLPQLYQKGQGGLLHMALSPDFSTSKVILFSYSKGTDDANRLAIMRGVLADDGQIEALTPVIEINDSKATPVHFGGKLVVMDDGTWLVTTGDGFDYREQAQVLSSQLGKVLRFTLEGEPASNVPFNNAPFVYTLGHRNPQGLVKMQNGDVYLHEHGPDGGDELNQLTPGANYGWPVVTLGRDYSGATISPFNHYEGMVNPLVDWTPSIAPSSMAIYNHNTFPALSNHLLVSALKAKALYAVDLSSQPFQYRKVFSSVNQRVRDVAVGNDGGVYVLTDGERAELIQLLPPNPFIAETNLD, encoded by the coding sequence ATGCTGTTTAGCAATAGTGAGTCGGCAAGACTAGGTAATAAAATGGCTATTAATAAAATGCGAGTTTACAAAATAAGCGGATTTAAAAAACATCGGACACAATCGATTTCACGACATGTAGCCATTTTGTTGCTCATGTTTTTGAATGTACAGTCAGCGTTTGGTGTTTCAGCAAATATATCAGGTAAAAGTGCTCTTAAGGCGCAAACGTCTGATACAGCAATAACGACGGCAATTGCCAAAGATTTACATTATCCGAAAGCACTTTTGCAATTGCCCGATAGCAGCTGGCTAGTGGCAGAACGAGACGGCACGATTGTCACCGTACCTTCTACTGTGGTTAGTTCTGACAAACCATCTTCGCCCCAACAAGCCGGCTCAGCACAAGCATCAGCTCGAAAAACCTTGGTTCAACAAAAATTACCCCTTCCACAGCTTTATCAAAAAGGGCAGGGCGGTCTGCTACACATGGCGCTTTCTCCTGATTTTAGCACCTCGAAAGTCATTCTTTTTTCGTACTCGAAGGGCACCGACGACGCGAATCGTTTGGCAATCATGCGCGGTGTTTTGGCTGATGATGGGCAAATTGAAGCACTCACACCAGTAATAGAAATTAACGACAGCAAGGCTACGCCTGTGCATTTTGGTGGCAAGCTGGTGGTCATGGATGATGGCACTTGGTTGGTGACTACAGGAGACGGTTTCGATTACCGCGAGCAGGCCCAAGTATTAAGTTCACAGTTAGGGAAAGTGCTTCGTTTTACTTTAGAAGGAGAGCCTGCCTCAAATGTGCCTTTTAATAATGCACCGTTTGTTTATACCTTGGGGCACAGGAACCCACAAGGGTTAGTGAAAATGCAAAATGGTGACGTCTACTTGCATGAACACGGCCCAGATGGCGGCGATGAACTAAACCAGCTGACGCCTGGAGCGAACTATGGTTGGCCGGTGGTTACGCTAGGAAGGGACTATTCTGGGGCAACCATTTCCCCCTTTAATCATTACGAAGGCATGGTGAATCCGCTGGTGGATTGGACGCCATCTATAGCGCCATCGTCTATGGCGATATACAACCACAATACTTTTCCGGCACTCTCTAATCACTTGCTTGTTTCGGCCTTAAAAGCGAAGGCGCTTTATGCGGTTGACTTATCAAGCCAGCCTTTTCAATATCGAAAGGTGTTTTCTTCGGTAAATCAAAGGGTTCGTGATGTTGCGGTAGGAAACGATGGCGGTGTTTATGTGCTGACTGATGGGGAAAGAGCCGAGCTGATACAGTTACTCCCCCCTAACCCTTTTATCGCTGAAACAAACTTAGATTAG
- a CDS encoding DNA ligase, translating into MNIKRFTLVLILATSLPPVSFAATVAHPVSNVTKLTLNAAKPISGVANVISNPIQRVPGQTSTPIQLAATYKASDNINIAEYFVSEKLDGVRARWTGTQLLTRNDNVIHAPAWFTQNWPNVALDGELWTQRSSFEAIASIVLSHTPDERWRAVKMMVFDMPISDVPFASRLSTMESLVRGADSNSLATIPQFTLSSQKLLEAKIDEVTAKGGEGLMLHHKAAFYQSGRSNQLLKAKRYSDAEAKVIGYVRGKGKFVGMMGSLIVETPEGIQFKIGTGFSMKQRQYPPPMHSWITFKYYGVTKKGIPRFASFRHIRPVKDLPNL; encoded by the coding sequence ATGAATATCAAACGTTTTACCTTAGTATTAATACTCGCTACAAGCTTGCCTCCAGTGTCATTCGCCGCCACCGTCGCTCACCCAGTGTCTAACGTTACTAAACTAACGCTTAACGCTGCTAAACCAATATCTGGCGTTGCTAACGTAATCTCTAATCCAATACAACGAGTGCCCGGGCAGACTAGTACGCCCATCCAATTGGCAGCGACCTACAAGGCAAGTGATAACATCAATATTGCTGAGTATTTCGTAAGCGAAAAGTTAGATGGCGTACGGGCCCGCTGGACGGGAACACAGCTTCTTACCCGAAACGACAACGTCATTCACGCACCTGCGTGGTTCACCCAAAACTGGCCAAACGTAGCGCTCGATGGAGAGCTATGGACTCAGCGTAGCAGCTTTGAAGCCATCGCTTCTATTGTACTTAGCCATACGCCTGATGAACGCTGGAGAGCGGTGAAGATGATGGTGTTTGATATGCCCATCAGTGATGTACCTTTTGCCTCGCGCTTATCTACAATGGAATCATTAGTGAGGGGAGCAGATAGCAACAGTTTGGCTACAATCCCACAATTTACGCTGAGTTCTCAGAAGCTTCTTGAAGCGAAAATCGATGAGGTCACCGCAAAGGGCGGTGAAGGTTTAATGCTACATCACAAAGCGGCCTTTTATCAGAGCGGGCGCAGTAATCAGTTATTAAAAGCGAAACGGTATAGCGATGCAGAAGCCAAAGTGATTGGCTATGTAAGAGGAAAGGGGAAGTTCGTTGGCATGATGGGCTCTCTTATTGTAGAAACGCCCGAGGGTATACAATTTAAAATTGGAACAGGGTTCAGTATGAAACAGCGTCAATATCCGCCACCAATGCACAGTTGGATCACCTTCAAATATTATGGCGTAACAAAAAAAGGCATTCCCCGCTTTGCGAGCTTTAGGCATATTCGTCCAGTTAAAGACCTACCAAATTTATAA